One window of the Novipirellula caenicola genome contains the following:
- a CDS encoding class I SAM-dependent methyltransferase — translation MTLETIAIPKSIKANPLTPREIDLIDQVNDRIEAFMLGDSAVIETFVPCDFQWLAQCLDWIDQQHFSAGQRFCELGSGFGVAAMLAALRGKTAVGIEIESALVDQSNRLAKDLGIAARFYCGTFVPSAMAGSLALSREVDHIATGGDDVYDATGIAFNAFDLFFAFPWPGEHEFYETLVDSAATPGAMLLTYNERAGMKLFRKTY, via the coding sequence GTGACGCTCGAAACCATCGCCATCCCCAAATCGATCAAAGCGAATCCGCTAACGCCACGCGAGATTGATTTGATCGACCAAGTCAACGACCGCATCGAAGCGTTCATGCTGGGCGATTCCGCCGTGATCGAGACCTTCGTGCCTTGCGATTTCCAATGGCTGGCTCAATGTTTGGATTGGATTGATCAGCAACACTTCTCAGCGGGGCAGCGGTTTTGCGAACTCGGCAGCGGGTTTGGCGTGGCCGCGATGTTGGCCGCCCTGCGAGGGAAGACCGCCGTCGGCATCGAAATCGAATCGGCGTTGGTGGACCAGTCCAATCGACTGGCGAAGGACCTTGGGATTGCCGCTCGGTTTTACTGCGGCACCTTCGTGCCAAGTGCGATGGCGGGATCATTGGCGTTGTCACGCGAAGTCGATCACATTGCTACCGGCGGCGATGACGTCTACGACGCCACCGGGATCGCGTTCAACGCGTTCGATCTGTTCTTTGCCTTTCCATGGCCTGGCGAACACGAGTTCTATGAAACGCTGGTCGACTCCGCCGCCACACCGGGCGCAATGTTGTTGACCTACAACGAACGCGCAGGCATGAAGTTGTTTCGCAAGACTTATTGA
- a CDS encoding MFS transporter produces MTAPQASLRRGDLESPHAASTVRMRVVAVSVLMAFMLYLDRVCLGEIVKSNSFLGDFPDASKEEIGEVLGAFFFAYALFQVPSGWASDRFGGRVMLTFYILAWSLLTGLSGMAGTLGGLLMARLAFGVVQAGAYPTSSGVIRRWFHFRNRAMASSFVSIGGRLGGTLAPFLTTLLILQLGSWRYVLYLYSIIGIVAAAAYWIIVRNRPEDHPRVNANEIELIGKLDAAEPKTDARDILPMLGAIIQSRSLWLNSIAQFCLVFGWAFLITWLPTYLKEEKGVESFLGSLMVTGVLAIAIPGQLIGGWLGNRAVRSLGHRWGRIAPLSATCFLAALAYVGCSSFDSVWMIVACCAMVSLMTDIGNPTVWAFMQDVGGRNTAAVFGWGNMWGNFGAAASAIVVPRLMTMGRSIEGVSSDGQSLVFLTCAGMYMMAGIAILGTDATRLIRQPTTPQPSTTLE; encoded by the coding sequence ATGACTGCTCCACAAGCTTCGCTGCGTCGTGGCGATCTCGAATCGCCGCACGCCGCCAGCACCGTTCGCATGCGAGTTGTCGCGGTCAGTGTGCTGATGGCGTTTATGCTGTATCTGGACCGCGTCTGCTTGGGCGAGATCGTCAAAAGCAACTCCTTCCTGGGCGATTTTCCGGACGCGAGTAAAGAAGAAATTGGCGAGGTGCTCGGGGCATTCTTTTTTGCCTACGCCCTTTTTCAAGTTCCCTCGGGGTGGGCCAGCGACCGGTTTGGCGGCCGGGTAATGCTGACGTTCTATATACTTGCATGGTCGCTGTTGACCGGATTGTCAGGAATGGCAGGCACGCTCGGCGGGCTATTGATGGCCCGACTCGCCTTTGGCGTCGTCCAAGCCGGGGCGTATCCGACTAGCAGTGGAGTGATTCGCCGCTGGTTCCATTTTCGCAATCGAGCGATGGCCAGCTCGTTTGTGTCGATTGGCGGCCGTTTGGGCGGAACACTCGCCCCGTTCCTGACCACGCTGTTGATTCTGCAGCTCGGTAGTTGGCGTTACGTGCTATACCTGTACAGCATCATTGGGATTGTTGCGGCAGCGGCCTATTGGATCATCGTTCGCAATCGCCCCGAGGATCACCCGCGAGTCAACGCAAACGAAATTGAGTTGATCGGCAAACTCGACGCTGCCGAACCCAAGACCGATGCACGCGACATTTTGCCCATGCTAGGGGCGATCATCCAAAGCCGTTCACTTTGGCTCAATTCGATTGCTCAATTTTGTCTTGTGTTTGGCTGGGCATTTTTGATCACTTGGCTACCCACCTATTTAAAAGAAGAAAAAGGAGTCGAGTCGTTCTTGGGGTCATTGATGGTAACTGGGGTGCTTGCGATCGCGATTCCGGGACAATTGATCGGAGGCTGGCTCGGCAATCGGGCAGTCCGTTCGCTTGGACATCGCTGGGGACGTATCGCCCCGCTAAGTGCGACCTGCTTTTTAGCCGCACTTGCTTACGTCGGATGCTCGAGCTTTGATTCGGTTTGGATGATCGTTGCCTGTTGTGCGATGGTCTCGCTGATGACCGACATTGGAAACCCAACGGTGTGGGCGTTCATGCAAGACGTCGGCGGACGCAACACGGCCGCCGTCTTTGGCTGGGGAAACATGTGGGGCAACTTTGGTGCCGCCGCCAGTGCGATCGTGGTGCCACGCTTGATGACCATGGGCCGCTCGATCGAGGGAGTTTCAAGCGACGGACAATCGCTCGTCTTTCTTACTTGTGCGGGCATGTACATGATGGCGGGAATCGCCATCCTTGGAACCGACGCAACCCGGCTGATTCGCCAACCTACGACACCCCAGCCCTCGACGACTCTGGAATAA
- a CDS encoding VTT domain-containing protein, with protein sequence MRELFRTLPLMCVVLLVPVLPFLFFGGRLEDWLRGVAEDPPSVAATATLIIGLLATDILLPIPSSVVSTLSGWQLGWWRGTIATWIGMNLGAIIGFALARRWGQPFALWFSSGEDLQRMQTISDRYGPYVLVITRAVPVFAEASVLIAGIHQLSWRRFLPAVVFSNLGIAIAYSVFGDFAERHQWLPLALGVSVAVPVLVAAAAKRYLPQ encoded by the coding sequence ATGCGTGAACTGTTTCGCACGCTGCCGCTGATGTGTGTCGTCCTGCTCGTTCCGGTGCTGCCGTTCCTGTTTTTCGGAGGTCGACTGGAGGATTGGTTACGTGGCGTGGCAGAGGATCCACCGTCGGTTGCCGCCACAGCGACGCTGATCATCGGACTGCTGGCTACTGATATCCTGCTGCCGATTCCGTCGAGCGTCGTCAGCACGCTGAGCGGTTGGCAACTCGGGTGGTGGCGTGGAACGATCGCGACGTGGATCGGCATGAATCTAGGTGCCATCATTGGATTCGCCTTGGCGCGGCGATGGGGACAGCCCTTTGCGCTGTGGTTCAGCAGCGGTGAGGATCTACAGCGAATGCAGACGATCAGCGATCGATACGGCCCCTATGTCTTGGTCATCACGCGTGCGGTGCCGGTGTTTGCCGAAGCGAGCGTGTTGATTGCCGGCATCCACCAACTGTCGTGGCGACGTTTTCTGCCGGCGGTCGTATTCAGCAATCTTGGCATCGCGATCGCGTACTCGGTTTTTGGCGATTTTGCCGAACGACATCAATGGCTGCCACTTGCGTTAGGGGTATCGGTCGCCGTCCCCGTGCTCGTTGCCGCAGCGGCAAAACGGTACCTCCCCCAATGA
- a CDS encoding pyridoxamine 5'-phosphate oxidase family protein gives MSKPHPKPIPAGEVRGLALDVIKQDRFPYLATIDGDQPRLRPVSPVRTDGFTVYVANLRGYHKTKEIAANPNVELCYLSDTHDQVRITGVATIVDDRATLESIWNDNPLLRQYLGSIDNPDLIIYRIDPKQVRFMREWAIEYHEVELHPNASPAADA, from the coding sequence ATGAGTAAACCCCACCCGAAACCGATTCCCGCAGGCGAAGTCCGCGGACTTGCTTTGGATGTGATCAAACAGGATCGCTTTCCCTACTTGGCAACCATTGACGGCGATCAACCGCGGCTGCGACCGGTGTCGCCGGTTCGCACGGATGGTTTCACCGTCTATGTGGCCAATTTGCGTGGCTATCACAAAACAAAAGAGATTGCTGCGAATCCGAATGTGGAACTCTGCTATCTCAGCGACACGCATGATCAAGTCCGAATCACCGGCGTTGCCACAATCGTGGATGACCGAGCGACCTTGGAATCAATCTGGAACGACAATCCGCTGCTACGGCAATATCTCGGCAGCATCGACAATCCCGATCTGATCATCTATCGCATCGATCCCAAGCAAGTCCGATTCATGCGTGAATGGGCGATCGAGTATCACGAGGTCGAACTTCACCCCAACGCGAGTCCGGCAGCCGATGCGTGA
- a CDS encoding tetratricopeptide repeat protein encodes MFRTYLLSLLPVVFFAGAIGLANDANPENPSSSPGSISDQTPPGAQAPLLVGITVHPREISTDSAEAQRYFDQGLNLTYAFNHDEAIRSFREAARHDPQCAMAWWGIALCNGPHINNPPMDKPHSIAAWQALEKAQANSKLGTPVERALIDALARRYRGNVDENIAERETLNKDYADAMQRVHQQFPDDHDVAVLYAESLMNLRPWDLWSDEGEARPETHLVLQLLENVMTAVPNHPGANHLYIHAVEASPHPERATAAADRLRTLMPGSGHMIHMPAHIDVRTGKWAQAAEQNEMSMKVDRVYRQVSPHQKFYSIYMIHNPHFLSFVCMMQGRQDRAIEAAQQMLASVPAEFLNQSPELADPFMSIQYQVMVRFGQWDQLLALPAPSDQLPITTAMWRFARATALAAKQDFAAAEHEQTLFREAVAKVDRDAKGAINKAHDILKVGEHTLAGEIAFQKGDIDTAISELKKGVAAETDLIYMEPPEWIQPVRHSLGAVLVAAQRWDEAEQVYREDLSLWPENGWSLYGLSQCLKAKGDEAAAKEIEERFRVAWSDADIRIGATCLCVPDAKSGSQNVER; translated from the coding sequence ATGTTTCGCACTTACCTACTAAGCCTATTGCCGGTGGTATTTTTTGCTGGCGCAATCGGTCTTGCCAACGACGCGAATCCAGAGAATCCATCCTCATCGCCCGGTTCGATCAGCGACCAGACACCGCCTGGGGCCCAGGCCCCGTTGCTGGTTGGCATCACCGTCCATCCGCGCGAAATCAGTACCGATTCGGCGGAGGCCCAGCGATACTTTGACCAAGGATTGAATCTCACCTATGCGTTCAACCATGACGAAGCGATTCGCTCTTTCCGCGAGGCCGCCCGTCACGATCCCCAATGTGCGATGGCGTGGTGGGGCATTGCACTTTGCAATGGACCTCACATCAACAATCCTCCGATGGACAAACCGCATTCGATCGCCGCTTGGCAGGCGTTGGAAAAAGCGCAAGCCAACAGCAAACTAGGCACGCCGGTCGAACGTGCTCTGATCGATGCATTGGCGCGACGCTATCGTGGTAATGTTGATGAAAACATCGCCGAACGAGAAACGCTGAACAAGGACTACGCCGATGCCATGCAGCGAGTCCACCAGCAATTTCCGGACGACCATGATGTGGCGGTACTGTACGCTGAATCCCTAATGAATTTACGCCCATGGGACTTGTGGTCCGACGAGGGCGAAGCACGACCGGAAACGCATCTGGTTTTGCAGTTGCTTGAAAACGTGATGACCGCCGTCCCGAATCACCCCGGCGCGAACCATTTGTACATTCACGCGGTGGAAGCATCGCCACATCCCGAACGCGCCACTGCGGCAGCCGATCGCCTGCGCACCCTGATGCCTGGTTCGGGGCACATGATTCACATGCCCGCTCATATCGACGTACGGACGGGCAAGTGGGCTCAAGCGGCCGAGCAAAACGAGATGTCGATGAAGGTTGACCGAGTGTATCGCCAAGTTTCGCCGCACCAAAAATTCTATTCGATCTACATGATCCACAATCCGCACTTCCTGTCGTTCGTTTGCATGATGCAGGGACGCCAAGACCGTGCGATCGAAGCAGCACAACAAATGCTTGCGTCGGTTCCCGCAGAGTTCCTCAATCAGTCGCCTGAGTTGGCGGATCCATTTATGTCGATTCAGTACCAAGTGATGGTCCGGTTCGGCCAATGGGACCAATTGCTCGCGCTGCCTGCGCCAAGTGATCAATTGCCGATCACGACAGCGATGTGGCGTTTTGCTCGAGCGACCGCCTTGGCGGCCAAACAAGACTTCGCAGCCGCTGAACACGAACAAACGCTTTTCCGCGAGGCCGTCGCCAAGGTGGATCGCGATGCAAAAGGAGCGATCAATAAAGCACACGACATTTTAAAAGTCGGCGAGCATACATTGGCGGGTGAAATCGCGTTCCAAAAAGGGGATATCGATACCGCGATATCGGAGCTAAAAAAGGGTGTCGCCGCTGAAACGGACCTTATTTACATGGAACCGCCCGAGTGGATTCAGCCGGTCCGCCATTCACTCGGCGCCGTCTTGGTTGCTGCCCAGCGATGGGACGAAGCCGAACAGGTTTACCGCGAAGACCTTTCGCTGTGGCCTGAAAATGGTTGGTCGCTGTACGGGTTGTCGCAATGTTTGAAAGCGAAAGGCGACGAGGCGGCCGCCAAAGAGATCGAGGAACGATTTCGCGTCGCGTGGAGCGATGCCGACATCCGCATCGGAGCAACTTGCTTATGCGTGCCGGATGCAAAATCGGGATCGCAAAACGTAGAGCGATGA
- a CDS encoding SMP-30/gluconolactonase/LRE family protein, with protein MPARCLEKLPPFSILLFSLLAGLFFSSAVAADDSVFVGKPVMLQDHGAGEGPVWHPQLGLLTSGEGNINRRDLAGKTSVFRADAGSNGLLFDRQGRLLICDNKRRRVERIEADGSLNVLADSYEGSRFNQPNDLTIDSKNRIYFTDPQYGDRSGMEMLDDQGRKVEGVYRIDPDGSVTRIITHEVDRPNGLIVTPDDRFLYVADNNNELGGARKLWRFNLNADGTPDLETQTLIHDWGTTRGPDGMKLDQQGQLYVAAGLNKSRPPAQTADGPTAGIYVFSPEGKQIDFLAIPRDETTNCAFGGDDGKTLFVTAGGTLWSVRTAIAGYQLFSGQ; from the coding sequence ATGCCTGCCCGCTGCCTCGAAAAACTTCCCCCGTTCTCGATTCTGCTGTTCTCGCTTCTTGCTGGATTGTTTTTTTCATCGGCCGTTGCCGCAGACGATTCGGTGTTTGTCGGTAAGCCGGTCATGTTGCAAGACCATGGTGCAGGCGAAGGCCCGGTTTGGCATCCACAACTAGGGTTGTTGACCAGCGGCGAAGGGAACATCAATCGCCGTGATCTCGCGGGCAAGACGTCGGTATTTCGAGCCGACGCCGGATCCAACGGTTTGCTGTTCGATCGCCAAGGCCGGTTGCTGATTTGCGACAACAAACGTCGCCGGGTCGAGCGAATCGAAGCCGATGGATCGCTGAATGTGCTGGCCGATTCCTATGAGGGAAGTCGATTCAATCAGCCCAATGACTTGACGATCGACTCGAAGAACCGGATCTACTTTACCGATCCGCAATACGGGGATCGCAGTGGGATGGAGATGTTGGACGATCAGGGACGCAAAGTCGAAGGGGTGTACCGCATTGATCCCGATGGCAGTGTGACTCGAATTATCACGCACGAAGTCGATCGCCCCAATGGCCTGATTGTCACGCCCGATGATCGGTTTCTGTACGTGGCCGACAACAACAACGAACTCGGGGGGGCCCGCAAGTTGTGGCGGTTCAATCTGAACGCTGACGGGACACCCGATTTGGAAACCCAAACATTGATCCATGATTGGGGGACGACGCGAGGTCCCGATGGGATGAAGTTGGACCAGCAAGGCCAGCTGTACGTGGCTGCTGGACTGAACAAATCACGCCCGCCGGCTCAAACAGCGGATGGTCCGACCGCAGGCATTTACGTCTTTTCGCCTGAGGGCAAGCAGATCGATTTTCTGGCAATTCCCCGTGACGAAACCACCAATTGCGCATTTGGAGGGGACGACGGCAAGACGTTGTTCGTGACCGCAGGAGGGACGTTGTGGAGTGTTCGCACCGCCATCGCC
- a CDS encoding group II truncated hemoglobin — MDEDTIYSMLGGESAVRGLVDRFYDLMSELPAARPIRDMHPDDLTESRDKLFKFLSGFWGGPSLYIQQYGHPMLRARHLPFPIGDSERDQWMLCMTQAIDERVENKPLADHLKMTFQRTADHMRNQHE; from the coding sequence ATGGATGAAGACACAATTTACAGCATGTTAGGCGGCGAATCGGCGGTTCGCGGACTGGTCGACCGTTTCTATGACCTGATGTCCGAATTGCCGGCGGCACGTCCAATACGTGACATGCACCCAGACGACCTAACCGAGTCACGCGACAAATTGTTCAAATTCCTGTCGGGGTTTTGGGGTGGGCCATCGTTGTATATCCAGCAATACGGACATCCGATGCTGCGAGCGAGACACCTACCGTTTCCGATCGGCGACAGCGAACGCGATCAATGGATGCTGTGCATGACCCAAGCGATCGACGAACGTGTCGAGAACAAACCGCTTGCTGATCACTTGAAAATGACATTTCAACGCACCGCCGACCACATGCGAAACCAACACGAATAG
- a CDS encoding RNA 2'-phosphotransferase produces MNKRLTKISKYLSFVLKHHPEAIGIRLDPYGYANIEELVKNANASGKSITTELVYQVVAESEEQRFSLSDDRLRIRAT; encoded by the coding sequence ATGAATAAACGACTTACCAAAATCAGTAAATATCTAAGCTTCGTGCTGAAGCATCACCCCGAGGCAATCGGCATCCGTCTCGATCCCTACGGCTACGCGAACATCGAAGAACTGGTAAAAAATGCAAACGCCAGCGGCAAATCGATCACGACCGAATTGGTCTACCAAGTCGTCGCCGAGAGCGAAGAACAGCGTTTCAGTTTGAGCGACGATCGGCTTCGCATTCGCGCGACTTGA